The region acgttgtttgaaatgtttggaccaagtttacaggtaacttattagatactttgtaggcatgttgggcgagttgaaaccggtgtaatTATGAATCYaacgcgccaaataaatggacatttctgggacataaagaaggacattatcgaacaaaaggaccatttgtgatgtttctgggatattttggagtgccaacataagaagatcttcaaaggtaaggcattaattatatcgctatttctggcTTTTGGGGCGCACCAGTCTGGTTGAAATaggattttcatgtgtttgtatgcggggcgctgtcctcagataatcgcatggtctgctttcgccgtaaagcctttttgaaatctgacacagcggctggattaacaagaagttaagctttattttgatgtagtACACATATATTTtcgtgaatgttgaatattgatattcctgtagtttgaatttggcgccctgccatttcactggatgttgtcaaatcgatcccgctaaagggattggcgCGTGAAGGGgtccataagaggttttaaggaccaaaaaattgacaactgttccatatacagtgcatttggaaagtattcagaccccttgacttttccacattttgttaaattacagccttaatttaaaatgtattaaattgttttgttccctcatcaatctacacacaataccccataatgacaaagcaaaaacaggtttttagaaatgtttgctaatttatatttaaaaaaagacttaaatattacatttacatacagtcggaagtttacaaacacttaggttggYgtcattaaaactcatttttcaaccaccccacaaatgtcttgttaacaaactatagttttggcaagtcggctaagacatctactttgtgcatgacacaagtgatttttccaacaattgtttacagacagattatttcacatataatttgctgtatcacaattccagtgggtcagaattttacgtacactaagttgactgtgcctttaaacagcttggaaaattccagaaaaggatttcatggctttagaagcttctggtaggctaattgacatcatttgagccaattggaggtgtactgtggatgtatttcaaggcttatcttcaaactcagtgcctctttgcttgacatcatgggaaaatcaaaagaaatcagccagacatcagaaaaaaagttagacctccacaagtctggttcatccttgggagcaatttccaaacgcctgaaggtacgacgttcatctgtacaaacaatagtacgcaagtataaacaccatgggacacgcagccgtcatacgctcaggaaggcctcgcgttctgtctcctagagatgaacgtactttggtgcgaaaagtgcaaatcaatcccagaacaacagcaaaggacctgtggaAGAAGCTgaatgaaacaggtacaaatgtatttatcacagttaaatgagtcctatatcgacataacctgaaaggccgctcagcaaggaagaagccattgctccaaaaccgccataaaaaagccagattacggtttgctactgcacatggggacaaagatcatactttttggagaaatgtcctctggtctgatgaacaaaaataaaactgtttggccataaatgaccatcattatgtttggaggaaaaagggggaggcttgtaagccgaagaacaccatcccaaccgtgaagcacgggggtggcagcaacatgttgtggggtgctttgttgtacgagggactggtgcacttcacaaaatagatggcatcatgagggaggaaaattatgtggatatattgaagcaacatctcaagacatcagtcaggaagttaaagcttggtcgcaaatgggtcttccaaatggacagtgaccgcaagcatacttccaaagttgtggcaaaatggcttaaggagaacaaagtcaaggtattggagtggctatcacaaaccgtgacttcaatcctatagaacatttgtgggcagaactgaaaaagtgtgagcaaggaggcctacaaacctgactcaattacaccagctctgtcaggaggaatgggccaaaattcacccaacttattgtgggaagcttgtggaaagctacccgaaacgtttgacccaagttaaacaatttaaaggcaatgctgacaaatactaattgtgtatgtaaacttctgacccactggggatgtgatgaaagaaataaaagctaaaataaatcattctctctactattattctgacatttcacattcttaaaatagagtagtgatcctaacggacctaagacagggaatttttactaggattaaatgtaagtaattgtgaaaaactgagtttaaatgtatttggctaagatgtatgtaaacttccgacttcagctgtacgtatttagaccctttactcagtactttgttgaagcacctttggcagcgattacagccttgagtcttcttgggtatggctctagaagcttggcacacctgtatttggggagtttctcccattcttctgaacagatcctctcaagctctgtcaggttgcaaatgtattaaaaatacaaactaaaataccttatttacttgaGTATTCCAACTCTTTACAATGaaactcgaaattaagctcaggtgcatcctgtttccattgaccgtCCTTGATATGATTGTCCTTGATatgacttgattggagtccacctgtggtaaattcaattgatctgacatgattttgaaatgcacacacctgtttatataaggtcccacagttgacagtacgtcagagcaaaaatcaagtcATAAGGTAAAAGGAtgtgtccgtagagctccgagacaagattgaaggtccccaagaacagagtggcctccatcattcttaaatggacgaagtttggaaccaccaagactcttcttagagctggccgcccagccaaactgagcaatcggaggagaagcgccttggtcagagagctgaccaagaacccgatggtcacactgacagagctctaaagttcctctggggagatgggagaaccttccagaaagacaaccatctctgcagcactccaccaatcaggcctttattgtagagtggccagacaaaagccactcctcagtaaaaggcacataacagcctYcttggagtttgccaaaaggcacctaaagactctcagaccatgagaaaccaagattaaactctttggcctgaatgccaagggtcatgTCTAGAGGGAACTTGGCTCCATcactaaggtgaagcatggtggtggcagcagcatcatgctgtgggaatgtttctcagcggcagggactgggagactactcaggaggaggcaaagatgaatggaacaaagtacagagagatccttgatgaaaacctgctcaggacctcggactgaggtgaatgttcaccttccaacaggacacagcCACGACAACTCAgaagtggcttctggacaagtctctgaatgtccttgagtggcctaMccagagcccggacttgaacccaatggaacatctctggagagacctgaaaatactgtaatatcttatgtttcacagagacttggctgaacgacgacatggataatatggagctggctggcttctccgtgtttcggcaggacagagcagctacgtctggtaagacaagggacaggggtgtgtgtctatttgccaataactgctggtgcgcgatgtctaatattaataagaagtcttgaggtattgctcgccttaGGTAGAATACCTACCTAacgaatatgtgggaactccttcaagactgttggaaaagcattccaggtgaagctagttgaYagaatgccaagagtgtgcaaagctgtcatcaaggcaaagggtggctactttgaagaatatcaaatatattttgatttaagtTTTTTgctttctacatgattccatatgtgttatttcatagttttgttgtcttcactattattctacaatgtaaaaaattgtacaaataaagaaaacccttgaatgagtaggtgtgttcaaacttttgactggtactgtaagtattcagaccctttactcMgtactttgttgaagcacctttggcagcgattacagcctcgagtcttcttgggtatgaRgctacaagcttggcacacctgtatttggggagtttcccattcttctctgcagatcctctcaatctctgtcaggttggatggggagcgtcgctgcacagctattttcaggtctctagagATTTTCAATCGCGTTCAAGGACTCTTTTCAatcgccactcaaggacaatcagagacttgtcccaaagccactcctgcattgtcttggctttgtgcttagggtggttgtccaGTTGGAacttgaaccttcgccccagtctgaggtcctgagcgctctggagcaattttcatcaaggatcacccagtactttgctccgttcatctaWccctcaatcctgactagtctcccagtccctgccgctgaaaaacatccccacagtcagatgctgtcaccactgtgcttcactgtagggatggtgctaggtttcctccagacgttgcgcttggcattcaggccaaagagttcaatcttggtttcatcaaaccagataatcgtgtttctcacggtctgagcatcctttactgaggtgtggcttccgtctagccactctaccataaaggcctgattggtggagtgctgcagagatggttgtccttctgaaaggttctcccatctccacagaggaactctggagctctgtcagagtgaccatcacgttcttggtcacctccctgaccacggcccttatcccacgattgctcagtttcggGCTGCCAGCAATAGTAtgaggtggttccaaacttcgtccATTATTGGTGTCCATTTaagaacttcaatgctgcagaaatgttttggtacccttcccaagatctgtgcctcaacacaatcctgtcatggagctctactgacaattccttcgacctcatggcttggtttttgctctgacatgcactgtcaactgtggaaccttatatagacaggtgtatgcctttccaaatcatgtccaatcaattgaatttaccacaggtggactccaatcaaattgtagaaacatctcaaggatgatcaatggaaacaggatgcacctgagctcaattttgagtctcatagaaaaggttctgaatacttatgtaaataagatatttcagatttttttttgaaacaaatctaaaaacatgtttttgctttgtcattatggggtattgtgtgtagattgatgaagatttattttatttaatccattttagagtaaggctgtaacataacaaaatgtgaaaaagggaagtagtctgaatactttcccaatgcactgtatatcattaatgtatatgtccaaaaatgtaaatgatggattctagctttaaggaaGGGCTTCAGTAGACGTTAAATCCATCTGACCCTGAAACCAAATGCCAATGTCATCTCATCTTTGACTTTGCTCTGTGATGTGGTCTCTTCTGCAGGGCAGGGGCATGTccaggctgtgtgtggtgtgtgggggctCCAGGGGCATTGGCAGGGCTGTATCAAGGCTGCTGGCAGAGGGAGGCTGCAGGGTTGCTGTGGTGTCCAGGAACCAGGATGCTGCTCAGGCCACTGTGGTGTCCCTCGCTGGAGGTACAGTATTATACCTGCAGGGGTGTCATGRACCTCTTAGTTGGGCTCTGCTGTTCACATTTTCAATGTCTAACCCAGCGTTTCCCAAGTTGGGGGTCACGACCGCATGTGGGGTTGCCTAATTAAAAAATGTGTAGCAAGAGAATTACGCTTGGTTCATAGAACCGGGGTTACGTCGGTAACCTCCGGTAGCCGCTAGATGCGGTTGACATAAACAGCACGTTTTCTGTTTTCTTCCAACAAATGTCTTACTATCTTTTGAACCATTTAAGCTGCAAAATATAATGACCCCATCAATGAAAGataagactctcaggaacaccAGAGTGGACAGGGCCAGGCACTAAATACGACTGGGGGGGAAATAAGGTACAGGCTAGTTTTTCTAACACAGAACATCATACAAAATTATTGACTGATGATCTACTGAACTTCCGTCAATTctgtcacttcaaaccatacttccttcagattgaaatactgtgAAAAGTACTGTCAGAATGATTTGTAATAAACTGTCATAGCCCCATTTCAAAAAGTTAACATTGGCCGTTGATTACATAACTTATTTTTACATGGTGAGGTGGGGtcgcacatttttttaaatatcaaaatggggtcatgggccaaaaaggtttgggaacccctaTTCTAACCAGATGATTAGGATAGTGCCACATTCACTTATGTTGTTTATTAGGCCTAAACACAGTTGTAGTTTTCGGTTTAACCAATCTCTCGCTTTCTAGCTGACCATGTGGCCTTTAGTTGTGACGTCTCCAGAGGAGAGGAAGTTCAGAAGATATTTGAGACGATCCAGAAGACCTGTGGAAACATCTCATACCTGGTCAATGCAGCTGGTATCAACAGGTGTGTGCGTGTGAKATACTTGCATGAATCAGTACTCGTACAGGTTAGTTTCATACCTTCAGAACTCCAATGATCACCTATGCAGGTGAGTTTGCATGTGTATAAAAAAATAACTCATCCATCTCCTGTGTATGTGTTCAGGGATGGTCTGTTGCTGAGGACCAGGCCCGAGGACATGGTGGCTCTGCTTCATACCAACCTACTGGGGAGCATGTTGACATGCAAGGCAGCGCTACGGAGCATGCTCCACACCCAGGGGGGGGCCATTGTCAACATAGGTACTgttactgtacagtgccttcggaaagtattcggaccccttgaatttttgttacgttacagccttattctaaaattgattaaataaataaataatcctcagcagtctacacacaataccccataatgacaaagcaaaaacaggattttagaaatgccAAATTTACgtatgtattcacaccctttactatgagactcaggtgcatcctgtttccagtgatcatccttgagatgcttctacagcTTGAGTGGAGTCCACTTGTYgtgaattcaattgattggacatgatttggaaaggcacacacttgtctatataaggtcacacagttgacagtgcatgtcaMagcaaaaaccaagctatgaggtcgaaggaattgtccgtagagctccaacaTAGGATTGTGTRgaggcacagatctggggaaggttaccaaagcatttctgcagctttgaaggtccccaagaccacagtggcctccatcgttcttaaatggaagaagtttggaatcaccaagactggctgcccgaccaaactgagcaatcgggggagaagagccttggtcagggagctgaccaagaacccgatggtcactctgacagagctctagagttcctctttggagatgggagaaccttccaaaaggacaaccatctctgcagcattacaccaatcaggcctttatggtagagtggccactcctcagtaaaagacacatgacagcccacttggagtttgccaaaaggcatctaaagactgaATGCCATACGCCacgtctggaggtaacctggcaccatacctacggggaagcatggtagtggcagcatcatgctgtggagatgtttttcagtggaagggactgggaaactagtcaggatcaaagcaAATATGAACgccgcaaagtacagagagatccttgatgaaaacttgctccagagcgctcaggacctcagactggggcgaaggttcaccttccaacaggacaaggaccctaagcacacagccaagacaacMCAGGAGTGGCTTCGGGACYagtctctgattgtccttgagtggactTGGACCCGATTGAACATTWctggagagacctgaaaatagctgcgcagcaatgcctcccatccaacctgacagagcttgagaggatctgcagagaagaatgggagaaactccccYaatacaggtgtgccaagattgtagcgtcatactcaagaagacctgccaaaggtgcttcaacaaaatactgagtaaagggtctgaatacttatgcaaatgtgatatttccatttttMctttttaaatatacatttgcaaacatttctaaaaacctgtttttgctttgtcattatggMgtattgtgtgtagattgatgaagggaaaaaacMatttaatatattttagaataaggctgtaacttaaRaaaatgtggaaaaagtcaaggggtctgaatactttctgaatgcaccgtatgtCCAGCCCCTTCACACTACTGAGttactaacctaacgtagcagacgTAGAAGAAAGCGCCTGAGCGGAGTTCCTACATCTGGTTTTCAGCGGAAAAggaagctaggttgaatttgctgtatccctgaaaaccggatACATCCYGTTATTGGCAACTCCGCTCAGGGTGCTATGATACTAGATGCATTCTATGTTGCCATTTGGCCACAAGGTGGTGGTTGTGGTCCAGGGAATAAACATAATCTKTCACTTCACTTTACATTGAGTTAGCCAAATCACTGTGCTCATGGTTGTGATCTGTGTGTACTGTAGGCTCTGTGGTGGGGTTGAAGGGGAACgcaggtcagtgtgtgtacagCGCCAGTAAAGCAGGTCTGGAGGGCTTCACTCGCTCCCTGGCCAAGGAGGTGGCCTCGCGCAATGTCAGAGTTAATCTCCTGGCTCCAGGTATGGAgctgtctcttcctcttttctttactgctcctctctctctttcatctattGACTGCTTATTCTCCTCAACTTCTCTCCTGTCTTGTCCTAGCCTTTGTACTCCTGTGTATGCTTCAGCCATCTCCTTcatcattgtcatgctaaaat is a window of Salvelinus sp. IW2-2015 linkage group LG13, ASM291031v2, whole genome shotgun sequence DNA encoding:
- the LOC111972299 gene encoding carbonyl reductase family member 4 produces the protein MSRLCVVCGGSRGIGRAVSRLLAEGGCRVAVVSRNQDAAQATVVSLAGADHVAFSCDVSRGEEVQKIFETIQKTCGNISYLVNAAGINRDGLLLRTRPEDMVALLHTNLLGSMLTCKAALRSMLHTQGGAIVNIGSVVGLKGNAGQCVYSASKAGLEGFTRSLAKEVASRNVRVNLLAPGFIRTDMTVGLREGEGVRTIPLGRFGEPEEVAKAVLFLLESPYITGQVLVVDGGLQLAM